In one Denitratisoma sp. genomic region, the following are encoded:
- a CDS encoding Spy/CpxP family protein refolding chaperone, translating to MKTNTRSKLTTALVAAGLALAAAVPVASAAPGPGMREMTPEMQERMQSRMQARLDRMANRLEIKASQQDAWQAYAKVHKDMFDARPTPPAKDADAATLARHRADMAAKMATKLATLADATAKLQSALTPEQAKTLADMTRHPMGGRHGGKGGFGGRGEHGQRGMMGGMGGGMGGMGGMR from the coding sequence ATGAAAACGAATACCCGCAGCAAGCTCACCACCGCCCTCGTTGCCGCCGGCCTCGCCCTTGCCGCCGCCGTGCCTGTCGCCTCGGCCGCTCCCGGCCCCGGCATGCGCGAAATGACCCCGGAGATGCAGGAGCGCATGCAATCCCGCATGCAGGCCCGCCTCGACCGGATGGCCAACCGTCTGGAAATCAAGGCCTCGCAGCAGGACGCCTGGCAGGCCTACGCCAAGGTGCACAAGGACATGTTCGATGCCCGCCCGACGCCGCCGGCGAAGGACGCCGACGCCGCCACGCTGGCGCGCCACCGCGCCGACATGGCCGCGAAGATGGCGACGAAGCTCGCCACCCTCGCCGACGCCACGGCGAAACTGCAAAGCGCACTGACGCCCGAGCAGGCCAAGACCCTCGCCGACATGACGCGCCACCCGATGGGCGGCCGCCACGGCGGAAAAGGTGGATTTGGCGGCCGCGGCGAACACGGCCAGCGCGGCATGATGGGCGGCATGGGTGGTGGCATGGGCGGAATGGGCGGCATGCGCTGA
- a CDS encoding response regulator, whose protein sequence is MNKRILVVDDDPELRELLRGYLGGNGFEVDVAADGAAMRSRIAAAAPDLVILDLMLPGEDGLALCRALRAASATSALPILMLTARGEDTDRIVGLEMGADDYLPKPFNPRELLARIRSILRRAGENAAREAPARALAFAGWTLDLGARHLVGADGVVVPVSNGEFKLLRAFAENPFRVLSRDQLMDVLAGREAGPFDRSVDVMVHRLRRRLDDDAREPQLIKTVRSEGYMLAADVEKKS, encoded by the coding sequence ATGAACAAGCGGATTCTGGTAGTCGACGACGACCCCGAGCTGCGCGAGCTGCTGCGCGGCTATCTCGGCGGCAACGGTTTCGAGGTGGACGTCGCCGCGGACGGCGCCGCCATGCGCAGCCGCATCGCCGCCGCGGCGCCGGACCTGGTGATCCTCGACCTGATGCTGCCGGGCGAGGACGGGCTGGCGCTGTGCCGCGCGCTGCGCGCCGCCTCCGCCACTTCTGCGCTGCCGATCCTGATGCTCACCGCGCGCGGCGAGGACACCGACCGCATCGTCGGCCTGGAGATGGGCGCCGACGACTACCTGCCGAAGCCCTTCAATCCGCGCGAGCTTCTGGCGCGCATCCGCAGCATCCTGCGCCGCGCCGGCGAGAACGCCGCGCGCGAGGCGCCGGCGCGCGCGCTGGCCTTCGCCGGCTGGACGCTCGACCTCGGCGCGCGCCACCTGGTCGGCGCGGACGGCGTCGTCGTGCCGGTCTCCAACGGCGAGTTCAAGCTGCTGCGCGCCTTCGCCGAGAACCCCTTCCGCGTGCTGTCGCGGGACCAATTGATGGACGTGCTGGCCGGTCGCGAGGCCGGCCCCTTCGACCGCAGCGTGGACGTCATGGTGCACCGCCTGCGCCGGCGCCTCGACGACGACGCGCGCGAGCCGCAGCTGATCAAGACGGTGCGCAGCGAGGGCTACATGCTGGCGGCGGACGTGGAGAAGAAGTCGTGA
- a CDS encoding ATP-binding protein — MRLLPRSLFGQIVLALVVGIVVAQLAGTWLLLDDRSRYGERLRGENAAQRIAGIVSVLDGASAEERPRLVRALSVPPTRLSLDEPWQAGGSEAGPDAEAFLRRVARALERPIELQVLSIRRMPLRGRAEAHPMPPHAERFAERGRPLLMAVAQARLRDGAVVTFRHALPEPARDWPLRALGLLALLAAVVALLAGWAVRRLTRPLAALADAADGLARDLDQPPLPERGPQEVARAARSFNAMQRSLKSYLETRAQALAGVSHDLRLPLTRLRLRLEQLPEGASRAAMQRDLEEMDAMVGGTLDFLRAGNDTEQAVKLNLVALLEGLAEDAEAAGAKVSLHGTAAPLAARPQALRRCLANLIDNARRYGGDEIEVRLRDAAGSVEIRIEDRGPGIPAAERERVFEPYVRLEASRARHTGGTGLGLAIARAVARAHGGEVRLEAREGGGTSAVVTLPRR, encoded by the coding sequence GTGAGGCTGCTGCCGAGGAGCCTGTTCGGCCAGATCGTGCTGGCGCTGGTCGTCGGCATCGTGGTGGCGCAGCTCGCCGGCACCTGGCTGCTGCTCGACGACCGCTCGCGCTACGGCGAGCGCCTGCGCGGCGAGAACGCAGCCCAGCGCATCGCCGGCATCGTCTCGGTGCTCGACGGCGCCTCCGCCGAGGAACGCCCGCGCCTGGTGCGCGCCCTCAGCGTGCCGCCGACGCGCCTGTCCCTCGACGAGCCCTGGCAGGCGGGCGGGAGCGAGGCGGGTCCGGATGCGGAGGCTTTCCTGCGTCGCGTCGCGCGCGCGCTGGAGCGGCCGATCGAGTTGCAGGTGCTGTCGATCCGGCGCATGCCGTTGCGGGGCCGCGCCGAGGCCCATCCCATGCCGCCGCATGCGGAGCGCTTCGCCGAGCGCGGCCGGCCGCTGCTGATGGCGGTGGCGCAGGCGCGCCTGCGCGACGGCGCGGTGGTCACCTTCCGACACGCCCTGCCGGAGCCGGCGCGCGACTGGCCGCTGCGCGCGCTCGGCCTGCTGGCGCTGCTGGCGGCCGTGGTGGCGCTGCTCGCCGGCTGGGCGGTGCGCCGCCTGACGCGGCCGCTGGCGGCGCTGGCCGATGCCGCCGACGGCCTCGCGCGCGACCTCGACCAGCCGCCGCTGCCCGAGCGCGGGCCGCAGGAGGTGGCGCGCGCGGCGCGCTCCTTCAATGCCATGCAGCGTTCGCTGAAGTCGTATCTCGAGACGCGCGCCCAGGCGCTGGCCGGCGTCTCGCACGACCTGCGCCTGCCGCTGACGCGGCTGCGCCTGCGGCTGGAACAGCTGCCCGAGGGGGCGTCGCGCGCGGCCATGCAGCGCGACCTCGAGGAGATGGATGCCATGGTGGGCGGCACGCTCGATTTCCTGCGTGCCGGCAACGACACCGAGCAGGCGGTGAAGCTCAACCTCGTCGCGCTGCTCGAGGGCCTCGCCGAGGATGCCGAGGCGGCCGGCGCAAAAGTCAGTCTGCACGGCACGGCGGCGCCGCTCGCCGCCAGGCCGCAGGCGCTGCGCCGCTGCCTGGCGAACCTCATCGACAACGCGCGCCGCTACGGCGGCGACGAGATCGAGGTGCGGCTTCGCGACGCCGCCGGGTCCGTCGAGATCCGCATCGAGGACCGCGGCCCCGGCATCCCGGCTGCGGAGCGCGAGCGCGTCTTTGAGCCCTACGTGCGGCTGGAGGCCTCGCGCGCGCGCCACACCGGCGGCACCGGCCTCGGCCTCGCCATCGCCCGCGCCGTCGCCCGCGCCCACGGCGGCGAGGTGCGCCTGGAGGCGCGCGAGGGCGGCGGCACGTCGGCCGTCGTCACGCTGCCGCGCCGATGA
- a CDS encoding PAS domain S-box protein, translating into MSDSGTRQDRLSLQQQIALLVFDNLSEGVVFTDAGGKILAVNAGFTRITGYAADEAVGRNPRLLQSGVQERGFYEEMWRTLGATGRWRGEIVNRRKSGDLYPELLSISAVRGADGGITNYIGVFTDLSERLAQERAMREMRERLDLALDAGGVGTWIWEPGSGRLECDARAGELVAEPGREPPRSFDALLARLPPYERPRVMDAFLRPARLQQAFRAEFEVILPDGGERHLVARARPHCNETDGVCRVFGVVWDVTERYLREREIRELNATLERRVQERTAELEAALAELESFSYSVAHDLRAPLRSLDGFSRILIDDYGERLDETGRGHLLRISAASRRLDRLIENLLKLSRISQSPMERIPVNLSGMAREVAIALQTAQPGRAADFVIERRLRAVGDPVLLRALLENLLGNAWKYSSRKERARIEFGLQRFPEGGTAFFVRDNGDGFDMAEAGKLFAPFQRLHAADEFAGTGVGLASVARTVARHGGRVWAEAAKGAGATFFFTLPDQA; encoded by the coding sequence TTGAGCGATTCGGGTACCCGCCAGGACAGGCTTTCGCTGCAGCAGCAAATCGCCCTCCTGGTCTTTGACAACCTCTCCGAAGGCGTCGTCTTCACCGACGCCGGCGGCAAGATCCTTGCGGTCAATGCCGGCTTCACGCGCATCACCGGCTACGCCGCCGACGAGGCGGTCGGGCGCAATCCCCGCCTTCTCCAGTCCGGCGTCCAGGAGCGCGGGTTCTACGAGGAGATGTGGCGCACCCTCGGAGCGACCGGCCGCTGGCGCGGCGAGATCGTCAACCGGCGCAAGTCGGGCGACCTGTATCCGGAACTGCTGTCGATCAGCGCCGTGCGCGGCGCCGACGGCGGGATCACCAACTACATCGGCGTCTTCACCGACCTGAGCGAGCGGCTGGCGCAGGAGCGCGCCATGCGCGAGATGCGCGAGCGGCTCGACCTCGCCCTCGACGCCGGCGGCGTCGGCACCTGGATCTGGGAGCCGGGCAGCGGCCGGCTGGAATGCGATGCGCGCGCCGGCGAGCTCGTCGCGGAACCGGGGCGCGAACCCCCGCGCAGCTTCGATGCGCTGCTCGCCCGCCTGCCGCCGTATGAACGCCCGCGCGTCATGGATGCCTTCCTGCGCCCGGCGCGCCTGCAACAGGCTTTCCGCGCCGAGTTCGAGGTCATCCTGCCGGACGGCGGCGAGCGGCACCTGGTCGCGCGCGCCCGGCCGCATTGCAACGAGACGGACGGCGTCTGCCGCGTCTTCGGCGTCGTCTGGGACGTCACCGAACGCTACTTGCGCGAGCGCGAGATCCGCGAGCTCAACGCCACGCTGGAACGGCGCGTGCAGGAACGCACCGCCGAACTGGAGGCGGCCCTCGCCGAGCTGGAGTCGTTTTCCTATTCGGTCGCCCACGACCTGCGCGCGCCGCTGCGCAGCCTGGACGGCTTCAGCCGGATCCTCATCGACGACTACGGCGAACGCCTCGACGAGACGGGCCGCGGCCACCTCCTGCGCATCAGCGCCGCCAGCCGGCGGCTCGACCGCCTGATCGAGAACCTGCTGAAGCTGTCGCGCATCTCCCAGTCGCCCATGGAGCGCATCCCGGTGAACCTGAGCGGGATGGCGCGGGAAGTCGCTATCGCCCTGCAGACGGCGCAGCCCGGGCGGGCGGCGGATTTCGTCATCGAGCGCCGGCTGCGCGCCGTCGGCGACCCCGTGCTGCTGCGCGCGCTGCTGGAGAACCTGCTCGGCAATGCCTGGAAATACTCCTCACGCAAGGAGCGGGCGCGCATCGAGTTCGGCCTGCAGCGGTTCCCGGAGGGCGGGACCGCCTTTTTCGTGCGCGACAACGGCGACGGCTTCGACATGGCCGAAGCGGGCAAGCTGTTCGCGCCGTTCCAGCGCCTGCACGCCGCCGACGAGTTCGCCGGCACGGGCGTGGGGCTGGCCTCCGTCGCCCGCACCGTGGCGCGCCACGGCGGCCGCGTCTGGGCGGAGGCCGCGAAGGGCGCGGGCGCGACCTTTTTCTTCACGCTGCCCGATCAGGCGTGA
- a CDS encoding DUF2789 domain-containing protein — translation MHTQTHDIACLFAQLGLPANRSGIDGFVAAHGPLPADMPLHEAPFWNRGQAAFLREGMLEDSDWAAIIDALNVMLHERPQ, via the coding sequence ATGCATACCCAGACGCACGACATCGCCTGCCTGTTCGCCCAACTCGGCCTCCCCGCCAATCGTTCGGGCATCGACGGCTTCGTCGCGGCCCACGGCCCGCTGCCCGCCGACATGCCACTGCACGAAGCGCCCTTCTGGAATCGCGGCCAGGCGGCCTTCCTGCGCGAAGGGATGCTCGAGGATTCCGACTGGGCAGCGATCATCGATGCCCTGAACGTAATGCTGCACGAGCGTCCGCAGTGA
- the fumC gene encoding class II fumarate hydratase: protein MSRREHDSMGSIEVADERRWGAQTQRALQHFRISSERMPVELILALAEVKRACARVNAGLGRLPPDVGQAIAQAADEVLAGRHPDEFPLAVWQTGSGTQTNMNMNEVLASLATERLGGAGRRVHPNDEVNLGQSSNDVIPTAMHVAAVLGIGQRLLSGLRQLRGALAGKADAFADIVKTGRTHLQDAVPLTLGQEFSGYVAQLDHAEGAITASLPALLQLAIGGTAVGTGLNTHPEFGARVAAELSERLGPRFASAGNKFAAIAAHDALVSAHGALKTLATALMKIANDIRWLASGPRCGLGEIALPENEPGSSIMPGKVNPTQSEALYMACCQVIGNDAAITLGGASGNFELNACKPLIAHNFLQSVRLLADGMASFAVHCVAGIEPHRDRIAAGLERSLMLVTALTPHIGYERATEVAQLAQRKGCSLKEAALALGYAGPENLDRWLRPEHMLGAGGE, encoded by the coding sequence ATGAGCCGACGCGAACACGACAGCATGGGCAGCATCGAGGTGGCGGACGAACGGCGCTGGGGTGCGCAGACCCAGCGCGCGCTGCAGCACTTCCGCATCTCCAGCGAACGCATGCCCGTGGAGCTGATCCTCGCGCTGGCCGAGGTGAAGCGGGCCTGCGCCAGGGTGAATGCCGGCCTCGGCCGCCTGCCGCCCGACGTGGGGCAGGCCATCGCGCAGGCCGCTGACGAGGTGCTGGCCGGCCGGCATCCGGACGAGTTCCCCCTCGCCGTCTGGCAGACCGGCTCGGGCACGCAGACCAACATGAACATGAACGAGGTGCTCGCCAGCCTGGCGACGGAACGCCTCGGCGGCGCCGGGCGGCGCGTCCATCCCAACGACGAAGTCAATCTCGGCCAGTCCTCGAACGACGTCATCCCGACCGCCATGCACGTCGCCGCAGTGCTGGGCATCGGCCAGCGCCTGTTGTCCGGCTTGCGCCAGCTGCGCGGCGCCCTGGCCGGCAAGGCCGATGCCTTCGCCGACATCGTCAAGACGGGGCGCACGCATCTGCAGGATGCCGTGCCCCTGACCCTCGGCCAGGAATTCTCCGGCTACGTGGCGCAACTCGATCACGCCGAGGGGGCCATTACGGCGAGCCTGCCCGCGCTGCTGCAACTGGCCATCGGCGGCACCGCGGTGGGCACCGGCCTCAACACGCACCCCGAGTTCGGCGCCCGCGTCGCGGCGGAACTCTCCGAACGCCTCGGCCCGCGCTTCGCGAGCGCCGGCAACAAGTTCGCCGCCATCGCCGCGCACGATGCCCTGGTGTCGGCCCATGGCGCCCTGAAGACCCTGGCGACTGCGCTCATGAAAATCGCCAACGACATCCGCTGGCTCGCCTCCGGCCCGCGCTGCGGGCTCGGCGAGATCGCCCTTCCCGAAAACGAGCCGGGCAGCTCGATCATGCCCGGCAAGGTGAATCCGACCCAGAGCGAGGCCCTCTACATGGCCTGCTGCCAGGTCATCGGCAACGACGCCGCCATCACCCTCGGCGGCGCTTCGGGAAACTTCGAGCTCAATGCCTGCAAGCCGCTCATCGCCCACAACTTCCTGCAAAGCGTGCGCCTGCTGGCGGACGGCATGGCCAGCTTCGCGGTCCACTGCGTGGCCGGCATCGAGCCGCACCGGGACCGCATCGCCGCAGGGCTGGAGCGGAGCCTCATGCTGGTGACGGCCCTGACCCCGCATATCGGCTACGAGCGGGCAACCGAGGTCGCCCAGCTGGCCCAACGCAAAGGCTGCTCGCTGAAGGAAGCCGCCCTCGCCCTGGGCTATGCCGGACCGGAAAATCTCGATCGCTGGCTGCGGCCGGAGCACATGCTTGGCGCAGGCGGCGAATAA
- a CDS encoding DUF3460 family protein, with amino-acid sequence MDRHYVSEFTHFIDGYLAEHPEVVRDQKLGWNIYWDHRVDFQALEEARKDSVPDDGYGFHNVAIRKDHH; translated from the coding sequence ATGGACAGGCACTACGTTTCCGAATTCACGCACTTCATCGATGGTTATCTGGCCGAGCATCCGGAGGTCGTCAGGGACCAGAAGCTCGGCTGGAACATCTACTGGGATCACCGGGTGGATTTCCAGGCGCTCGAGGAAGCCCGAAAGGATTCCGTCCCCGACGACGGCTACGGGTTCCATAATGTCGCCATTCGGAAGGATCATCACTGA
- a CDS encoding alpha/beta fold hydrolase, protein MLAPLAPRKAGDRARRLFLTPPRHGFRRAELEALEEASLLTVPMPTGRLVGWRWGRKEDPAVVLVHGWGGRAAQLRSFVAPLLERGYSVVAFDAPGHGMTGGHESSLVHMAAALDAMLRHLGPVEAIIGHSLGGAVTGYVMAQGAQVRKAVLLAPPASLTEYSHRFAKLLRLPEGVRALMQAQIERRFGIRWSDFEVEATAPKLSQPALVVHDVDDRDNPFRDGERYARHWPGARLVATQGLGHRGALYDAAVIHEVACFLGNAKG, encoded by the coding sequence GTGCTCGCACCCCTTGCGCCGCGCAAGGCCGGCGACCGCGCCCGCCGCCTGTTCCTCACGCCGCCGCGCCACGGCTTCCGCCGCGCCGAGCTCGAGGCACTGGAGGAAGCCTCGCTGCTCACCGTGCCGATGCCGACCGGCCGCCTCGTCGGCTGGCGCTGGGGCCGCAAGGAAGATCCCGCCGTGGTGCTGGTGCACGGCTGGGGCGGGCGCGCGGCGCAGCTGCGCAGCTTCGTCGCGCCGCTGCTGGAACGCGGCTACTCGGTGGTGGCCTTCGACGCGCCCGGCCACGGCATGACCGGCGGGCACGAATCCTCGCTGGTGCACATGGCCGCCGCGCTCGACGCCATGCTGCGCCACCTCGGCCCGGTCGAGGCGATCATCGGCCACTCGCTCGGCGGCGCGGTGACCGGCTACGTGATGGCGCAGGGGGCCCAGGTAAGGAAGGCCGTGCTGCTGGCGCCGCCGGCGAGCCTCACAGAGTACTCGCACCGCTTCGCCAAGCTGTTGCGCCTTCCCGAGGGCGTGCGCGCGCTGATGCAGGCGCAGATCGAACGGCGCTTCGGCATCCGCTGGAGCGACTTCGAGGTGGAGGCGACCGCGCCGAAGCTCTCGCAGCCGGCGCTGGTCGTGCACGACGTCGACGACCGCGACAATCCCTTCCGCGACGGCGAGCGCTACGCCCGCCACTGGCCCGGCGCGCGCCTCGTCGCCACGCAGGGCCTCGGCCACCGCGGCGCGCTCTACGACGCGGCGGTGATCCATGAAGTGGCGTGCTTTCTCGGCAACGCGAAAGGGTAG
- a CDS encoding TetR/AcrR family transcriptional regulator, which produces MGKGDETRQAILDEALALCSQIGVSGLSIGALADKAGMSKSGVFAHFGSKEELQIAVMRESQQRFVDIVVRPALKAPRGIARLRAIFTNWLDWTERARLPGGCPMNAAANEFDDQPGPVRDAVEAGLADGHRLLANAVRMAIEAGELRPDTDIDQFVFEFTGLTLANMQSKRLFKDRDANRRALDAFERLVRDYSPQGKE; this is translated from the coding sequence ATGGGAAAAGGTGACGAAACCCGGCAGGCGATCCTCGACGAGGCCCTGGCGCTGTGCAGCCAGATCGGCGTCAGCGGCCTGAGCATCGGCGCGCTGGCCGACAAGGCCGGCATGTCGAAAAGCGGCGTGTTTGCGCATTTCGGCTCGAAGGAGGAGCTGCAGATCGCCGTCATGCGCGAAAGCCAGCAACGTTTCGTCGACATCGTCGTGCGCCCCGCCCTGAAGGCGCCACGCGGCATCGCCCGCCTGCGCGCCATCTTCACCAACTGGCTCGACTGGACCGAACGCGCGCGCCTGCCCGGCGGCTGCCCGATGAACGCCGCCGCCAACGAGTTCGACGACCAGCCCGGCCCGGTGCGCGACGCCGTCGAGGCCGGCCTCGCCGACGGCCACCGCCTGCTCGCCAACGCCGTGCGCATGGCCATCGAGGCCGGCGAGCTGCGGCCCGATACCGACATCGACCAGTTCGTCTTCGAATTCACCGGCCTCACCCTGGCCAACATGCAGAGCAAGCGCCTGTTCAAGGACCGGGATGCCAACCGCCGCGCCCTCGACGCCTTCGAGCGCCTGGTGCGCGATTACTCACCGCAAGGAAAGGAGTAG
- a CDS encoding LysR family transcriptional regulator: protein MDTLESMRVFVRIAESGSFAAAARKLDISAAAATKHIGHLERRLGARLLNRSTRSLSLTEAGRAYYERCVELLQGIAEAEGLATAATATPAGTLRMTAPIEFGNLHLAPLIPVYLQRHPAAGVTLDLANRVVDLVEEEMDLAVRIAQTMDSRLVARRLASSALRVVAAPAYLAQRGRPAKPADLEGHDCLVFAYPTPWDRWPFARKRERLEVPVRPRLMSTSSETLRQSALAGGGLSLLPSFLVGADLRAGRLVDVFPGWDIATLGINVVYPSRRQLAAKVRTMIDLLFERLGRNPEGDQWLPE from the coding sequence ATGGACACACTCGAGAGCATGCGGGTCTTCGTGCGCATCGCCGAGAGCGGCAGCTTCGCCGCCGCCGCGCGCAAGCTCGACATCTCCGCAGCGGCGGCCACCAAGCACATCGGCCACCTCGAACGTCGCCTCGGCGCCCGCCTGCTCAACCGCAGCACGCGCAGCCTCAGCCTGACCGAGGCCGGCCGCGCCTATTACGAGCGCTGCGTCGAACTGCTGCAGGGCATCGCCGAGGCCGAGGGCCTCGCCACCGCCGCCACCGCCACGCCGGCCGGCACCCTGCGCATGACGGCGCCCATCGAGTTCGGCAACCTGCACCTCGCGCCGCTCATCCCGGTTTACCTGCAGCGCCATCCCGCCGCCGGCGTTACGCTCGACCTCGCCAACCGCGTCGTCGACCTCGTCGAGGAAGAGATGGACCTCGCCGTGCGCATCGCCCAGACCATGGACTCGCGCCTGGTGGCGCGGCGGCTCGCCAGCTCCGCCCTGCGCGTGGTGGCGGCGCCGGCTTACCTCGCGCAGCGCGGACGTCCGGCGAAACCGGCCGACCTGGAGGGCCACGACTGCCTGGTCTTCGCCTACCCGACGCCGTGGGACCGCTGGCCCTTCGCGCGCAAGCGGGAAAGGCTCGAAGTACCGGTGCGGCCGCGCCTGATGTCGACCAGTTCGGAGACCCTGCGCCAGTCGGCGCTGGCCGGCGGCGGACTTTCGCTGCTGCCGAGCTTCCTTGTCGGCGCGGACCTCCGCGCCGGCCGCCTGGTCGACGTCTTCCCCGGCTGGGACATCGCCACGCTCGGCATCAATGTCGTCTATCCCAGCCGCAGGCAGCTCGCCGCCAAGGTGCGCACCATGATCGACCTGCTTTTCGAGCGACTCGGCCGGAACCCGGAAGGCGACCAGTGGCTGCCGGAATGA
- a CDS encoding monooxygenase, translating to MSGNPQLLSIDFPYSGPWGGEMSAAFAGLARDIAAESGLLWKVWTENREAGRAGGVYLFADENAREAYLAKHTARLKSFGIEDIAVQRFEANPRLSAITRAVVA from the coding sequence ATGAGCGGCAATCCGCAACTGCTGTCGATCGACTTTCCCTATTCCGGCCCGTGGGGCGGCGAGATGAGCGCGGCCTTCGCCGGGCTGGCGCGCGACATCGCTGCGGAGTCCGGCCTGCTGTGGAAGGTGTGGACGGAAAACCGGGAGGCGGGCCGCGCCGGCGGCGTATACCTCTTTGCCGACGAGAATGCGCGGGAAGCCTACCTTGCCAAGCACACGGCGCGGCTGAAGTCCTTCGGCATCGAGGACATCGCCGTGCAGCGCTTCGAGGCGAACCCGCGGCTGTCGGCGATCACCCGCGCCGTGGTGGCATAG
- a CDS encoding ABC transporter substrate-binding protein, whose product MKNIVSKVAILAAATTLAWSAQAQQQGVTKDQIVLGSIQDLSGPLAGFSKPARNGMQMRVDEINAAGGVHGRKIKLVVEDSGYDPKKGLLAAQKMVQQDKIFAMAGTIGTAVAMASMPILFEKNIPHVFPLTGAREMYEPLHKLKFSFAAPYYDQIRIGVKWMASERGSKSYCIIYQDDEFGLEVLRGSEDGLKDIGKSFTEKTSFKRGATDFSAQVAKMKASNCDTVVMGTIIRETLGTIGTARKMGWNPNFIGTSASYTDLIHKLGGPAMNGFYSMHQVAVPYPDDASKNVRDWAAAYKAQFKEDPGLFSAYGYVIADLFYQTAKRAGPNLTADSFVKALEKEAFPRDMFGSPEYKFTATQHLGNQKSRVSQIQNGKWVTVTDYLSN is encoded by the coding sequence ATGAAAAACATCGTCAGCAAGGTGGCCATCCTGGCCGCCGCCACGACCCTGGCCTGGTCCGCCCAGGCCCAGCAGCAGGGTGTCACCAAGGACCAGATCGTCCTCGGCTCGATCCAGGACCTGTCCGGCCCGCTGGCCGGCTTCAGCAAGCCGGCACGCAACGGCATGCAGATGCGGGTCGACGAGATCAACGCCGCCGGCGGCGTGCACGGCCGCAAGATCAAGCTGGTCGTCGAGGACAGCGGCTACGATCCGAAGAAGGGCCTGCTCGCCGCGCAGAAGATGGTGCAGCAGGACAAGATCTTCGCCATGGCCGGCACCATCGGCACGGCGGTGGCCATGGCCAGCATGCCGATCCTTTTCGAGAAGAACATCCCGCACGTCTTCCCGCTCACCGGCGCGCGCGAGATGTACGAGCCGCTGCACAAGCTGAAGTTCTCCTTCGCCGCCCCCTACTACGACCAGATCCGCATCGGCGTGAAGTGGATGGCCAGCGAGCGCGGCTCGAAGAGCTACTGCATCATCTACCAGGACGACGAATTCGGCCTGGAAGTGCTGCGCGGTTCCGAAGACGGCCTCAAGGACATCGGCAAGTCCTTCACCGAGAAGACCTCCTTCAAGCGCGGCGCCACCGACTTCTCCGCGCAGGTGGCGAAGATGAAGGCCTCCAACTGCGACACCGTGGTGATGGGCACCATCATCCGCGAGACGCTGGGCACCATCGGCACCGCCCGCAAGATGGGCTGGAACCCGAACTTCATCGGCACCTCGGCCTCCTACACCGACCTGATCCACAAGCTGGGCGGCCCGGCCATGAACGGCTTCTACTCGATGCACCAGGTGGCCGTGCCCTACCCGGACGACGCCTCCAAGAACGTGCGCGACTGGGCGGCCGCCTACAAGGCGCAGTTCAAGGAGGATCCCGGCCTGTTCTCCGCCTACGGCTACGTCATCGCCGACCTGTTCTACCAGACCGCCAAGCGCGCCGGCCCCAACCTGACCGCCGACAGCTTCGTCAAGGCACTGGAGAAGGAGGCCTTCCCGCGCGACATGTTCGGCAGCCCGGAATACAAGTTCACCGCGACGCAGCATCTGGGCAACCAGAAGTCGCGCGTCAGCCAGATCCAGAACGGCAAGTGGGTGACCGTCACCGACTACCTGTCGAACTGA